Genomic window (Streptococcus suis S735):
TTGGTGTACCTGCCTTAAACTGATGTTGTTTCACATCTTCGTGCATCTGTTGCCCCTCAATGCGTTTGGCTTGATAAAATGTAATAAATCGTGGGATTAAGAGAACGGTTGCTAGAAAAGCTACCAATCCCGACATAAGTGCGAATTGCATGTCAGTCTCCTAAGGTTATTGTTATTTTCTTGGTTTTATTCAAAGCGGTACCGACCTCTACACTTTGGTCGACTACTTTTGAACCCGTTCCTTTATAGGTCACTTCGATACCAGTCCATTCAGCAAATATATCCATATTCTCTTTGGTGATTGCGTACAAGTCTGGCATTTCTTCGAATTTATTTGTCAGGAGTAGAACCTGTTGGTTGGCGATTACCTTACTTCCTTTTTCGACTGAAACTTTTTTAATTTCAGCACCGTTTCCAAGGATAACTGGTTGAACTAATTGACGGCGAAGTTCCTCAGCCGACTCGCCTGGTGCCTTACCAATGAGGTCTGGCAATTGATACTCTGTCTCATTAGCGACCCGTGCCAATGCTGGTGCAGGTGAATCCAGATTCAAATTGTCTTTCAACAGCATCGCTTCTTTCAATGTAGGACTGACAATGTCACGCCAAGACAGGACATTTAATACTTCCGGTTGGCGAATGGTCACATACATGATAAATTCAGGGTCTTCAGCAGGGATCATGGCTACTACAGAGTTGATGTAGGCACCTTTAATATACCCTTGACCATCTTCGCTGGCAATTTCCGCCGTACCTGATTTGACTGCAATATCATAGCCGTCAACCTGAATTGCAGGCCCCTGTAAGTCATGTGAGTAGAGCGTACCATAAACAGGGTCAGTACCGACATTAATCATATAGCGAAGTGTATCGTCGGCAGCTTGTTCAGAAACTGGATTTCCTACTTCTTCTTTCGAAGAAACTCTAGCTGTATCTGTATTAGGATCATAAAGAGCTGAGATAAATTTAGGCTCTAGCATAATACCATTGTTCGCAATGGCGGTAAAACTACGAAGCATCTGTGCTTGGTTTGCAGAAATCCCCTGACCAAACGATGACATGGCGATAGAAACAATGTTATCCTCTGGTACCATTCCTGGCGCCTCGTCCCCCATACCAAAACGCGTTGGGTAGCCAAAACGGAACTTAGTGAGGTAATTTAGCCATTTTTCATCTCCCATCTGTTGCTGCAATAAGGTCATCCCAACGTTACTGGATAGGGAGAAGCCTTGCGCATAATTGAGAGTCACAGCTGAATAACCTGCATTGAGGGTCCAGTCATTGATTTTCGCGTCTGCAATAACGTACTCATTATTGGTATAATATGCATTTGGGTCAAAGGTGCCGTTATCGATAGCTGACGCTACTGTTAGCACCTTCATTGTTGAACCAGGCTCAAAGGCCTCTTGATATAAGAGTGACCGCTCTAGCAGTCCTTCTTGTCCCAGACCTTCTTTGGTATCTGAATCATAGCTTGGCCTTTGGGTCGTCGCCAGTATTTCACCCGTCTTGGCTGAAACCAAAGTTGCATTCGCATATCGCCCTTTGGCGTTATCAAAAAAGGTATTCATATTGGTTTCAAGAGAACGTTGTAGATCGGCTGAAATTGTCGTATAGACATCCTGCCCGTTTACTGTCTCCGTTTCAACCTTTTCTGTCCCAGGTAGGACACGGCCTTGACTATCTTTCTCGTAGATAACCTTTCCGTCTTGACCAGCCAGAATATCATTCAGATAATATTCCAAACCACTCACACCCTGTAAACTATAACTACCATCCTTGTTTTCAACCAGATTAGCTAACCCGACAAAAATTGAAGCAAAATTTCCATTCGGATACATCCGTCCTGGACTAGCGTTAAAGGCAATCCCTTCAATACCTGCCGCCTTCATCTCTTCTTGGATTGACGACATTGTACTATAGGAGATATTCTTACCTAAGGTCCCAAAGTATACCTGCTTCAGTTCAGGTTGATTCAGCTGCTCCATAACATAATCTGTCTCCATTCCGAGATGCTTTTTAAAGATTTCTGCTACTTTGCTGAACTGAGAAGACTGCACATACAAAACTTTTTTCAGTTCTGACACATATTCTGTGTCAATGATGGCATAGACTGTATAGGTCGTTGAATCTTCCGCAATAGGAATTCCTGTACGGTCGTATATCGTCCCCCGTTTAGCTTGAACGATAACTTCACGCTGGTGTACCGCATCAGCTCTCTCTGACAAGTCCACCCCAAATTTACTATCGGTGCCGATAATATAGGCAAAGTTGATTAAAAAGAGAAAAAAGACGAAAACCGTCAAAAGAAGTAGGCTCTGTCCTACTCTTCGACGATTTTTTGACGGAACATATCGTTTTTTCAAGACATACCGCAAGAGTTTATTATTTCTTCTGGGCATTATTCGGCTACTCCAATATTGTCATTATTAAAAGTTAATCCAGCTTTTTCAGCAATTTCCATCAAGCGAGCTGAACGTGTCAATTCATTGACAGCTTGCTTAGCATCGTTAATTTCAATCTGTTTTTGGCTAATGTCTTGATTGACTTTGGCCATGCTAGATTGAAGTTGCAAAAGCCGCGTTTGCATAAAGATAATTCCTATCGCAAGGGCTAATCCAGATAATACGATGCTTGAATAGAAGGCTTTTTCTACACGTGTGAAGGTTCTAATTTTATCACCGATAACCCGCATAGTGGCTTCTCTACGTTTTTCTTGCAACATAGACTCTCTCCTATTTATGTACTTTCTTAGCTACACGCAGTTTGGCTGAATGCGCGCGATTATTTGCCTCTAATTCTTCTTGACTAGGTAAGATAGGCTTACGATTGACCAATTCAAGTGGCGCCTTCAAGTCATCTGGAATAAATGGCAAACCTTTTGGAACATCAATCGTACTTGCTTCTTTGAAGAGTTGTTTGGTCAAACGATCTTCTAAAGAATGGAAAGTAATAACAGAAATCCGTCCATCCAAAGCCAATAAGTCAATGGCCTGCTGGATAGATTCGTCTGCTGCCCCCAACTCATCGTTGACTTCAATCCGAATCGCTTGGAAAATCTGCTTGGCAGGATGGCCCTTCTTCTTAAGTTCCTTGGCTGGCTTGGCAGATTTGATCAGCTCTGCCAACTCAGTCGTTGTTTCAATCGGCTTGACCGCACGCGCCTGTTCAATCTTACGAGCAATCTGCTTGGAAAATTTATCCTCACCGTATTTAAAGAAAATCCGTACCAAGTCGTGATAATCATAGTTATTGACCACATCATAAGCCGTCAAATGTCCCTCACGATTCATCCGCATATCAAGCGGAGCATCTTGTTTGTAAGAAAAGCCACGCTCCCGCTCATCCAACTGTGGACTAGATACTCCTAAATCATAACAAATCCCATCAATCTCTGTTACACCTAGCTCCGCCAAGCGAGTCTTGAGATTACGGAAATTATCCCTGATAAAGGTCACTTGTCCCTTTTCAATGTAGGATGCCAAGCGAATATGGGCATGATCAATAGCAGTCTGATCCTGATCAAAGGCATAAAGATGCCCACCATCCGTCAACTGACTGAGCAGGTACTCACTATGACCCGCTCCACCCAGCGTTGCATCTACATAAATTCCATTGGGTTTGATGTCTAACATATCGACTGTCTCATGCAAGAGAACAGTTGTGTGATTAAATTCCTTGGTCATATCTTTTCCATTGTACCACAAATTAAAATAAAAAGTTGTTGCAAACTTTTTACAAAAAAACTGTCAAATATAGTTGACAACTTATATGAACAGGTATATACTAACAGTAAAGAAACATGTCACATATAGTTGACATCAACAGGGAGGTCTCCCACATTTTTTTACACTTGTATGTCGGATATAATTGACAACAATTTAAAAGGATAGTCAACCTATCCTCTCATTTTTAGCCAAGTATGTCAGATATAATTGACATAGAAAGGAGGGCACATGAACCGTGTCAAAGATTATCGCCTATTGCTTGGGATTTCCCAGCTGGATCTGGCCAAGGCTATCGGCGTATCCAGGCAGACCATCAATATGATTGAAAACAACAAGTACAACCCCTCGCTAGACCTCTGTATCAACCTAGCCAAAGCTTTACAGACTGACCTTAATAGTCTCTTTTGGAATCAATAAGGAGTTCATCATGAAAGATATTTTTACAAAAATTCTCAATCAAGCAACCAAGGATTTTTATTCCATTAGTGGTCCCATGGATGAAATGCGTCTGCAAGAAAGCTATCGCCTCAGTAACACCATTGTCATGATTGTTTTTCCTATCCTGCTAATAGGAAATACGATTGCACTTCTTATTGCCCTACGACAACCTGAAAAAGTTGGCTTTCTGCTCCCCCTAACCAATATACTAATCATCGGTTTCACGCAAGCCTTAGCTTCCCACCTTGCCTTGAAAAATGGCATTAGTCAAAGCTATGAGGATGAAATTAATGTGACCAAGCTCAATAAATCTCTTGTAAAAAGTAGTCGTAGCACATTTTTCGGAGCCTTCCTGGCTTCCACGACTGCCCCTGCTTTCTATAAAGAATGGTCTGTATTTCTTGAAGAACTAACAGACCCGACCCTCCTACTAGGTCGGTTAATTGTTGCAGGAGCTATCACCTTCATCCATTACTACTATTGTAAGAAGCAGTTACAAAAGAAAATTCTCGCAAACAAATAAAAGGAAGAAAAACCATGAAAAAGAATATACGTCAAGCTCTTATCTCTACCCTTATTTTTATCCCGCTCTTTGTCCTCTTTCAGCTTTGGGGCAATAGCGGAGCAGAAATCTTGCACACCATCAGCCAAGCAAAATTTTGGCTACAATTGCTGATTGCTGGGACCATCTACTTCTTAGGCTTTGTTTACATCTTACCATTGTTCGTTCAAAAATAAGGAGCTGCTTATGAAAAAAGAAACCTTTCAAGATAAATTAATCAAACGATTTTACGGTATCGCAGGACCCTTGGATGAATTTCGCCAAAAAGAAGCCTCCCGACTAGGCAATACCTGCTTTATCCTGCTCTTTTGGGGCACCATGGCTCTTACCCTACTGGCACTCGCTCTATCCAAACGCTACCCAGAAGTCGTTGCCTATGGCTACCCAACTGCTCTACTCCTATCCACTCTTTCCTCCAGTATGTATATGACATCCAAGATGCGCCACAGCCAAGTGGACAGTTTAGATGTAGAGGAACTGACTACCAAGGAACAGAAGCAGCTCAAGGGAGCAAGTATCAAATTCGCCCTCTATTTCACTGCCGTTATGTACATTTGGACTGTTGTTTTTGGTGCCTGGATGGAGGGGCTCAACCCTTTCGACCACCTATTTGACCTCCGAAAATTCCTTGCAGCCTGTCTAGGTGGTATTTTCACGGGCATTGCTCTTGAAATCATGTTACGCAAGCGCATGAAAAAGGCAGAAAACCTAACTATCAGCTCTGCTATTTCAAAAGAAGAACCCAAGTGGATCAAAAATATGATTAAACGTTTTTATGGTATCCGCGGTCCTTTAGACGAATACCGACAGGCCGAGGCTGATGCTATCGGCGGACAGGCCTTTATCTACTACTTCTACTTCCTAGCTCTTGGAAATGCCATCGCCTACTTCCTAGCCTACCGCTATCCTGTGGAGGTGGCTGCCTACTATCCAATGATAATTGCCTTCTTCAGTATTATCCTAATTGGTATCGTTAATATGCGCACCCTCCATGCTGACCTGCCTCAATATGACATGGAGGAACTAAGTCCTGAGGAAAGACAAGGACAGACCCTCAATCCACTCGTTTGGGGACTGGGTGTTGCCCTGCTATCTAGCCTCTTTGCTGGGCTGTCAGACCTCTTTAGCCTCCAGCTTCCCCTACTGGCCTCCAGCTTCCACGTCAAATCCCTCCTCTTCGGTGGTATGATGGGCCTCTTTGCCAGTCTAGCCCTGTCTGCCCTTGCCTATCTGCAAAAACTGGAAGCAGATACTGCCAAGAAAAAATAAGGAGCAGACCTAATGAATAAACCTTTTACACCCAAACAAACCTGTCGATTTTTTGTTCTATTTTATGCTTTATTTTCTGCATTCTTCATCTACTCTTACATGGTCAATGAGCCGATTAGCGGTTCATTCTTGCTCATGTTACCGCCCATTCAGATTATCAGATCCTTTAAAACAGAAGAAGAAAAACGATACTTTATCATTCAAGCCATCTTTGCCCTGTTTGCCATGACCTTGACCTATTCCGTGGGCATTTGGCTAGGACATGTCAAACCACATATCCTCATCCTTCCTGCTGGATTTGCTCTGGCTATTCTTTATCGATTGTATTTCAAAAAGGAGAAAACAGATGAACGTTAACAAACCGAAACTTATACTCACTTTGATTGTTCTCTCCTATACAACATTTTGTAGCCTGTATATACATAGCTACCTGACTGGGGACAATCCACCAATCTTTATCTTACCGTTCACTATACTTCCAA
Coding sequences:
- a CDS encoding DUF3278 domain-containing protein; the encoded protein is MKDIFTKILNQATKDFYSISGPMDEMRLQESYRLSNTIVMIVFPILLIGNTIALLIALRQPEKVGFLLPLTNILIIGFTQALASHLALKNGISQSYEDEINVTKLNKSLVKSSRSTFFGAFLASTTAPAFYKEWSVFLEELTDPTLLLGRLIVAGAITFIHYYYCKKQLQKKILANK
- the ftsL gene encoding cell division protein FtsL; the encoded protein is MLQEKRREATMRVIGDKIRTFTRVEKAFYSSIVLSGLALAIGIIFMQTRLLQLQSSMAKVNQDISQKQIEINDAKQAVNELTRSARLMEIAEKAGLTFNNDNIGVAE
- a CDS encoding DUF3278 domain-containing protein, with translation MKKETFQDKLIKRFYGIAGPLDEFRQKEASRLGNTCFILLFWGTMALTLLALALSKRYPEVVAYGYPTALLLSTLSSSMYMTSKMRHSQVDSLDVEELTTKEQKQLKGASIKFALYFTAVMYIWTVVFGAWMEGLNPFDHLFDLRKFLAACLGGIFTGIALEIMLRKRMKKAENLTISSAISKEEPKWIKNMIKRFYGIRGPLDEYRQAEADAIGGQAFIYYFYFLALGNAIAYFLAYRYPVEVAAYYPMIIAFFSIILIGIVNMRTLHADLPQYDMEELSPEERQGQTLNPLVWGLGVALLSSLFAGLSDLFSLQLPLLASSFHVKSLLFGGMMGLFASLALSALAYLQKLEADTAKKK
- the pbp2X gene encoding penicillin-binding protein PBP2X → MPRRNNKLLRYVLKKRYVPSKNRRRVGQSLLLLTVFVFFLFLINFAYIIGTDSKFGVDLSERADAVHQREVIVQAKRGTIYDRTGIPIAEDSTTYTVYAIIDTEYVSELKKVLYVQSSQFSKVAEIFKKHLGMETDYVMEQLNQPELKQVYFGTLGKNISYSTMSSIQEEMKAAGIEGIAFNASPGRMYPNGNFASIFVGLANLVENKDGSYSLQGVSGLEYYLNDILAGQDGKVIYEKDSQGRVLPGTEKVETETVNGQDVYTTISADLQRSLETNMNTFFDNAKGRYANATLVSAKTGEILATTQRPSYDSDTKEGLGQEGLLERSLLYQEAFEPGSTMKVLTVASAIDNGTFDPNAYYTNNEYVIADAKINDWTLNAGYSAVTLNYAQGFSLSSNVGMTLLQQQMGDEKWLNYLTKFRFGYPTRFGMGDEAPGMVPEDNIVSIAMSSFGQGISANQAQMLRSFTAIANNGIMLEPKFISALYDPNTDTARVSSKEEVGNPVSEQAADDTLRYMINVGTDPVYGTLYSHDLQGPAIQVDGYDIAVKSGTAEIASEDGQGYIKGAYINSVVAMIPAEDPEFIMYVTIRQPEVLNVLSWRDIVSPTLKEAMLLKDNLNLDSPAPALARVANETEYQLPDLIGKAPGESAEELRRQLVQPVILGNGAEIKKVSVEKGSKVIANQQVLLLTNKFEEMPDLYAITKENMDIFAEWTGIEVTYKGTGSKVVDQSVEVGTALNKTKKITITLGD
- a CDS encoding helix-turn-helix transcriptional regulator, translating into MNRVKDYRLLLGISQLDLAKAIGVSRQTINMIENNKYNPSLDLCINLAKALQTDLNSLFWNQ
- a CDS encoding membrane protein, giving the protein MKKNIRQALISTLIFIPLFVLFQLWGNSGAEILHTISQAKFWLQLLIAGTIYFLGFVYILPLFVQK
- the rsmH gene encoding 16S rRNA (cytosine(1402)-N(4))-methyltransferase RsmH, coding for MTKEFNHTTVLLHETVDMLDIKPNGIYVDATLGGAGHSEYLLSQLTDGGHLYAFDQDQTAIDHAHIRLASYIEKGQVTFIRDNFRNLKTRLAELGVTEIDGICYDLGVSSPQLDERERGFSYKQDAPLDMRMNREGHLTAYDVVNNYDYHDLVRIFFKYGEDKFSKQIARKIEQARAVKPIETTTELAELIKSAKPAKELKKKGHPAKQIFQAIRIEVNDELGAADESIQQAIDLLALDGRISVITFHSLEDRLTKQLFKEASTIDVPKGLPFIPDDLKAPLELVNRKPILPSQEELEANNRAHSAKLRVAKKVHK